CATCGCCGATAATACTGCAGGGTCCCCTTGTGGAAACGTAGGTCATCGCCAGCTCTTTAAGTTTTTTTCCATAAAGCTTACCTTTACATACACTTTTTTGTATCTAATGGTAAGCTTTTTTTTTAGCCCTCTTTATTCTTTTTATTTACACTATTTATCAAACCCTCTTCTTTCGATTATTTTATTAAAATTATTATATAATTTCTAAAATTTAATTTAATTACTAAAAGGAACCTTGATGCTTGTAAATTTGCCTACAAAAATGAGAATTTTTCTGAATATGCTTATCGGTCAATTGGGATTTATAATACTTAGTACAGTTGCTATTTTAAGTGAAAATCAGATAGCGTCAATCATTGTAGTAAATATTATTTTTGCAATTGCTTTGTTTTATTTTAGTTATAACTCTCAAAAAAGAGTAGTTGGTGGAATTGATAGAATTAAATCATATATTGATGATTTAATGGATTTTGTATTTTTTAGAACAAATCATATAAGAAGAGCTGAATATATAAAAAATGATGATATTGGTCAAATTTTAAAAGAATTAAATAAATATGTTGAAAAATTTGATGTTATGAGAAAAGATGATATGCATGTTTTAGGTGAAGTTGTAATTGCTCTTGATAAAGTTTCTCAAGGGATGTATACTTCACAAATACATGCAGATTCTAATAATTTTATGATTCATACATTAAAAAGAGTAGTAAATCAGATGTTAGCAACTACTAATAAAAATATGGAAGAATTAGTTAAAATAGTTGGAGAATATGCACAAGATGATTATCGTTCACAAATGGATATAGATCCTATTTTAAAAGGTAAAATGTTACTTACAATGCAAAGAATTAATCATTTAGGTAAAGAATTAAATGAAAATGCAAAAAGCAATTTACAAAATGGAAATCTTTTAGAACGTAATTCCACAACAATGAATAAAAGTGTTGAAAGTCTAGCAGCAAAGGCAAATGAGCAAGCAGCTTCTTTAGAACAAACAGCAGCTGCACTTGAAGAGATAACTTCTATAACAAAAAATAATACTCAAAATGCTTCAAAAATGGCAAATCTAAGTAATGATGTAAAAAATTCTGTTATTTTAGGTGAAAAATTAGCAAATCAGACAAATGTATCAATGGATGAAATAAATGCACAAGTAACAGCAATCAATGAAGCAATAAGTGTAATTGATCAAATAGCATTTCAAACAAATATTCTTTCACTTAATGCTGCTGTTGAAGCTGCAACTGCAGGTGAAGCAGGAAAAGGATTTGCAGTTGTTGCACAAGAGGTACGAAACCTAGCAAGTAGAAGTGCAGAAGCTGCAAAAGAGATAAAAGAACTTGTAGAAAATGCAACAAGTAAAGCAAATCAAGGTAAAAGAATTTCTGATGAAATGAGTAAAGGATACGATAATTTGAATAAACTTATTTCAGAAACTATAGATATTATTCAAGATGTAAGTGTTGCTTCAAATGAGCAATTACAAGGTATAGAACAAATTAATGATGCAATTTCCATGCTTGATAGAGTTACGCAAGAAAATGCACATGAAGCAAATAAAGTTGCGGATATTGCAAATGAAACATTACATATGGCTCAAGCATTAGTTCAAACTGCAAAAACTAAAAAAGTAAGTTAAGGAAATAATAATGGGAAAAGAAATATTACTAGATGATTATTCTTTTTTAGTTAGTGAAACTGACGAAAAAGGACATATAATATTTGCAAATGATGATTTTTGTAAAATTGCAGAATTTAGTGTAGATGAATTGATTGGTAAACCACATAATGTTGTAAGACATCCCGATATGCCAAAAGCAGCCTTTAAAAGTTTATGGGAAACAGTAAAAAGTGGAAATGTTTGGACAGGATATGTAAAAAATTCAACTAAATCAGGAAATTACTATTGGGTTTACGCAACAGTTTTTCCTACTACTATTGCTGACGGTAAAAATGGATTTTTATCTTGTAGAAGAAAAGCTTCAAGAGAAGAGATTGAACAACATATTAAGTTATATAAAGAGTTAGTTGAAAAAGAAAAGATGGCTAAATAGAAAGATTAAAAACTTTCTATTTTTTTTCTGCTCTTATTTGACTAATTGTCTTACCACCTATTGAGTAATTATCTGTACTTACTTCTTCTATAATTACAATTGCTGTTGAGGCTCCTCTTCCATTAAATGTTTGTGCAAATAGTTCTGTTATACCTTTTGATAATTTCTCTTTTTGTTCTTTTGTTGCTCCACCATCTTCTTCTGTCATTTTTATATTTATTACTGGCATTTTATCTCCTTTTTTTCTAACTCAGCTATAATATCACTAAAAGTGATTTTATGTCAAATATAAAATATTGATTGATGATATAAGGAAAAGTGATGGATTCTAATTTATTAAAAGTTTTTGTAGAAGTAGCAAAAGAAAAAAGTATTACTAAAGCAGCAATTAATTTAAACTTTGCTCAATCAAATATAACTTCAAGAATAAAACAACTTGAGAAATCTCTTGGTCTAATTTTATTTTATAGAGTTCCTAAAGGAGTTACTTTAACAAAAGAGGGTGAAAAACTTTATCCTTATGCATTAGAAATAGTAAAAAGAATTGAAATAGCTAATAGTGAAATGAAAAATATGAATCAACAAACACATTTGATTATTGGTTCAACAGAATCAAATGCTTCAGTTAGAATTATTCCTTTCTTATCCCAAATTCATAAAGATTTTCCAAATATTAGTTTAGAATTAATAACAGATACAACAAAAGAGATTACAAAAAAACTTTTAGAATATAAAGTAGATATTGCATTTGTAAGTGGTGAACCAAAAAATGAAGATTTTATGATTTTAAATAAAATTGATGAAATAATAACAGTTGTTGAATCAAAAGATAATTTATCTCCAAATGTTTTTTTATCTTTTAAAAATGGTTGTGCTTATAATGAATTTGGACAGAATTATTTAAAACAGTTTTTAGATGAGAATTATAAAGTTCTAGAATTTGGAAATTATGAAACAATATTGGGCTGTATTAAAATTGGTATGGGTAAGAGTATTTTACCACTTAGCATAATAAAAAAGTTAAATTATGAAAAAGATTTACATATAACAAAACTATCAAAAGATATTGCAAATCTTCCTACTTGTATGATTTGTAGAGTTGATAATCTTCCAAAAATAAAAAAGTATTTAGAAGATTATAAATTTTAATTTAATGTATTTTTAAATTTTGTTAATTCAGCTTTAATTGAAGGAACTCTCATAAAATGTTCACCAATTAAAAATGCATCAGCTCCAACTTTATGAAGTCTTTTTATAACTTCAGTATCGCTTACTCCTGATTCTGCAACTATAATTTTATCTTTTGGAATAAGAGGAATTAACTTATCACATAAAGCCATATCCATTTCGAAAGTACCAAGATTTCTATGATTAATTCCTATAATCGTTGCATTTGAATTTAGAGCTTTTGTTAAATCTTCATTATCATGAATTTCAACTAAAACTTCTAAATCTAAACTTCTTGCATATTCATATAACTCTTTTAACTCTTTTTCATTTAAAGCTTTTGCAATAAGTAAAATAAAATCTGCTCCATAAAGTAAAGCTTCAGCTATTTGATATTTATCCACAATAAAGTCTTTTCTTAAAAGAGGAGTTGAAACACTATTTTTAATAGTAGATAAATATTCTAAATTACCTTTAAAATAGTGAGGTTCTGTTAAAACTGAAATTGCATTTGCCCCATTTTGACTATATTCTAAAGCAATTTCTAGTGGGTTAAAATCTTCTTTTATAATTCCTTTACTTGGACTTGCTTTTTTTACTTCAGCAATAATTCTTATTGGCTCTTCTTTTGTACTTTTTAAAAATGTTTTTACATCTTTTGGTTTTGAGTTAATAGTTTTTAATTTTTTTTCTAATTCTTCAAAACTTAGTTTTTCTTTTCTTAAAATTAAATCTTCTTTTGTTTTTTCTATAATTTCATCTAAAATCATTTTTTGCACTCCTGTATTTTTTCCCAGTGAAGTTTTATTTCACTATCTTCTAATCCAACTTCATCAACGATTTGTTTCATCCAATAATAAGCTTCTTTACAATTTTTTGCTTTATATTCACCCCAAGCTAATGTATCAAGATAAGCAATATTTGTTGGCTCTTGTTCTAAGGCTTGTTTTACTAATTCAAGCCCTTTTTTAATATCTATATCATAATCTATTAAAATATAAGCATAATAATTTTGATAGATATGGTAGCTTGAAGATTTCATTACTAAATCAAATTTTGAAAGAACATCTTTTAAAACACTTTTTTTATCATTTGCTGTTTCAAATTCTATAATTGCTTGTTGTGCCAAGAAGTCAATATTACTACTATTTTTATATAGTTTTGTCAATAAATCATAGGCTTTTTGCATTTGGTTTGTTGATCTATAAAAATTTAATAAAAATTCATCTTCTTCTTTTTGTTCTTCCCAAAAAGATATTGCTATATTTTTATCTATGTATTTCCAAAATAGTGCTTTTGTTTTATTTAATAGTAATTCATTATCCGTTTTTTTGTAGTAAACAAACATCTCTTTTAGAAATTCAACTATTTTATTTTTTTCATTTAGATTTTCATAAAAAGCTAAAAGTTGAAGTGATAAGTTGAAATCATATTCACTTTTTGGAATATAATCTTTTACTCTTTTTATTGCATCTTCTTTTTCATTTAGTTGAAAAAATTCAATATTTGTTAAAGTAAGTATTATTCCACTTGAATCTTCAAATTTTAAAGCATTTTCGAAACTATCATGGGCATCTTTAAAATCTTTATTAGCCAAATAAATTGTTCCTAAAAGCTCATAATTCATTGCACTTTCATATTTTTTTGATAATTTCTTTGCATTTGAAATAGCTTCATCAATTTCATTTAATTTAAATAAAGAGTAAGAATATAATCTTAAAATTATTTCTTCTTCTTTTATATTTTCTATCATATATTTTGAAACTTTTTCTTTTACTAAATCATACTCATTCAATTGAGTTGTAATTGCTAAATATTTTACAAAATATTCATAGTTATTTGTATTTTCAAATAGTTTTAGATACATATCTCTTGCATTTACATACATTTTTTGTTCTTCTAATTCTAAAGCATACATAATATAGTAATTTTCAAAATCAAAATTTTTAGTTTGTACTTTTGCAAAATTTTTAGATTGCTCTTTGTTTTCTAAATTAGTATCTTTTATACTGCAACCAATAAATATAGTTGCTAAAAAAAAGCAAAAAATTATAATTTTTTTATAGCTGGGCACTCTTTGTATACCTCTTGTTCATTTTCTTTAAAATATTCCCAAAAAGGGAAAGTTCTACATTGTATCGGTCTTGCCTCATAAACTGAACACTGTTTTTTTTCTAAATTAAAAAAACAACATGCAAAGTTATTTGAAGCTAATTTTACCTCTTTTATACTATATTTATATCCAATTTTGTTTAAAAATCTATTTTTTAGAGTTTCGCTAGACAAATTTAGATGTAATGCCAATGTCTCTATTTCTTTTGAATTAATCCAAATATAGCCACTTTCACCGATACAACAGTTTCCATTACAACTATTACAACCACTTGGTGAAAATGCAAAATTATATCCATCTTTTTTTATTAAATCACTCAAAATTTACCTTTATACTATGTGTCGAAGATTTTTTGTAAATATTTTCAACATTTTTTGTAAATAAATTATCTTTTTCAAAAACAATCAAAGGATTAAATATTTTTGTTAAAGACTTTGAATCTTTTTTCGCATAAATTAAAACTAAAGTTGCATCTTTTGATACTTTTGGATGTACAAACTGTAAAGCTTCAAGATTAAATTTATATTCACTTAGTAGAAGTAAAATTTCATTCAATTGTTTACAGTCATAACAGAAAAAAAACTTTCCATCATTTTTTAAAATTTTAGAAGTTTTTTCAATAAGTATTTTTAAAGGTAAAGAGTCATTATATCTTGCTATTTTTAAAGATTCATTTTCACTTTTTATTACATCACTATGATAAAAAGGTGGATTTGATATACAAATATCAAATTTTTTATCAAAATCAAAATCTTTATAAGAACCTTTATACAAAGTTGCATTTATTTTATTTGTTTGTGCATTTTTTGATGAAAAAAATTGAAATGCAGTTTGAATTTCACATTGATTTAAATTTACTTTTTCATACTCTTTTGCAACTAATAGTCCTAAAATTCCGCTACCACTTCCAATATCTAAAACTTCACCCTTAACATTTTTATACTTTTTTAAATTTTCACAAATAAAATTGAACAAAAAATGTGTATCACTATTATAACAATATCCATTTACAGGTTGATATAAAACCAAAAAAATTCCTTAATTTAATTGACGCAATTATATCTAAGTTATTCAAATAAAACTTTTAATCTAAGTTAAATTTTTAATATAAATTTTTCTAATAAGTAATAATTTAAATTACCTTAAAAAGCCTTTTAAATTTCGAAAAATATGAAAAAAAAGTTCAAAATTTAACCCATTTTTTGATTGTTTATTGTATTATTCGCATTATTATTAAAAAAAATATTTAAGGATATATTATGTCTAATATAGAAGCTCCCGCTAATACTCCTGTTTGGGTTGATGAAAATAGATGTAAAGCATGTGATAAATGTGTTTCTGTTTGCCCAGCTGGAGTTTTAGCTATGAGACAAGAAGTTCACTCTACTTTAGGTTCAATGATAACTGTTGTTCATCCTGAATCTTGCATTGGGTGTAGTGACTGTGAATTAGCTTGTCCAGATTTTGCTATTTTTGTTGCCGATAGAAAAGAATTTAAATTTGCTAAGTTATCAGAAGAGGCAAAAACAAGAAGAGAAAAAATAATTGAAAATAAATATAGAATATTAGATGAAGATAAATAAGGAAAATTATGGCAAGAGAATTAATTACAACAGGAAATGAACTCGCAGCTAAAGCTGCAATTGATTCAAAATGTGAGTTTTTTGGAGGTTATCCAATTACTCCATCTAGTGAAATAATGCACGTTCTATCTTCAGCGCTTCCAGCTCGTGGAGGAGTTTCAATCCAAATGGAAGATGAAATTTCTGGAATTTGTACAGCTTTAGGTGCAGCAATGTCAGGAAAAAGAGCATTAACTGCATCAAGTGGACCTGGAATTTCACTAAAAGCTGAAAATTTAGGAGTAGGGTATATCTCTGAAGTTCCTTTAGTTGTTATAAATGTTATGAGAGGAGGTCCTTCAACTGGACTTCCTACAAGAGTTTCTCAAGGAGATATTTTACAAGCAAGAAATCCAACTCATGGTGATGTTAAATCTATAACTTTAGTTCCTGGAAATTTAAGTGAATGCTATACTGAGGTAGTAAGAGCATTTAACTTAGCAGATAGATTTATGCAACCAGTTTTTGTTTTATTGGATGAAACAATAGGACATATGAGTGGAAAAGCTGTTATTCCTGATTTGGAAGAAGTTGAAAATAATAGAGTTTATAGAAAAAGATTTGATGGTGATAAAAAAGATTATAAACCTTATGGAGTTGGAGAAGATGAACCAGCAGTATTAAATCCTATGTTTGAAGGTTATAGATATCATTTTACTGGACTTCATCATGGACCAACTGGACATCCGACAGAAGATGCACTTGTTTGTGATGCTTTAATGAAAAGGTTATTTAAAAAAGTTGATGCACACTTAGATGAATTAGAATTAAATGAAGAATACATGTTAGATGATGCAGATATTATGATTATTGCATATGGTTCAGTTTCACTTGGTGTTACTGAAGCAATTAATAGATTAAGAAAAGAAGGTATTAAAGTTGGAATGTTTAGACCAAAAACAATTTGGCCAAGTCCAGCTAAAAGAATAAAAGAGTTAATGAATAAATTTAAAAAAGTTTTAGTTGCAGAGTTAAATATGGGGCAATTTGCTTTAGAAGTTCAAAGAGTATCTCTAAGAGATGATTTTGATACTTTATTTAAAGCAAATGGA
The nucleotide sequence above comes from Arcobacter lacus. Encoded proteins:
- the trpC gene encoding indole-3-glycerol phosphate synthase TrpC, with protein sequence MILDEIIEKTKEDLILRKEKLSFEELEKKLKTINSKPKDVKTFLKSTKEEPIRIIAEVKKASPSKGIIKEDFNPLEIALEYSQNGANAISVLTEPHYFKGNLEYLSTIKNSVSTPLLRKDFIVDKYQIAEALLYGADFILLIAKALNEKELKELYEYARSLDLEVLVEIHDNEDLTKALNSNATIIGINHRNLGTFEMDMALCDKLIPLIPKDKIIVAESGVSDTEVIKRLHKVGADAFLIGEHFMRVPSIKAELTKFKNTLN
- a CDS encoding LysR family transcriptional regulator: MDSNLLKVFVEVAKEKSITKAAINLNFAQSNITSRIKQLEKSLGLILFYRVPKGVTLTKEGEKLYPYALEIVKRIEIANSEMKNMNQQTHLIIGSTESNASVRIIPFLSQIHKDFPNISLELITDTTKEITKKLLEYKVDIAFVSGEPKNEDFMILNKIDEIITVVESKDNLSPNVFLSFKNGCAYNEFGQNYLKQFLDENYKVLEFGNYETILGCIKIGMGKSILPLSIIKKLNYEKDLHITKLSKDIANLPTCMICRVDNLPKIKKYLEDYKF
- a CDS encoding tRNA1(Val) (adenine(37)-N6)-methyltransferase, whose amino-acid sequence is MVLYQPVNGYCYNSDTHFLFNFICENLKKYKNVKGEVLDIGSGSGILGLLVAKEYEKVNLNQCEIQTAFQFFSSKNAQTNKINATLYKGSYKDFDFDKKFDICISNPPFYHSDVIKSENESLKIARYNDSLPLKILIEKTSKILKNDGKFFFCYDCKQLNEILLLLSEYKFNLEALQFVHPKVSKDATLVLIYAKKDSKSLTKIFNPLIVFEKDNLFTKNVENIYKKSSTHSIKVNFE
- a CDS encoding YkgJ family cysteine cluster protein, with the protein product MSDLIKKDGYNFAFSPSGCNSCNGNCCIGESGYIWINSKEIETLALHLNLSSETLKNRFLNKIGYKYSIKEVKLASNNFACCFFNLEKKQCSVYEARPIQCRTFPFWEYFKENEQEVYKECPAIKKL
- a CDS encoding 4Fe-4S dicluster domain-containing protein, whose amino-acid sequence is MSNIEAPANTPVWVDENRCKACDKCVSVCPAGVLAMRQEVHSTLGSMITVVHPESCIGCSDCELACPDFAIFVADRKEFKFAKLSEEAKTRREKIIENKYRILDEDK
- a CDS encoding 2-oxoglutarate synthase subunit alpha; amino-acid sequence: MARELITTGNELAAKAAIDSKCEFFGGYPITPSSEIMHVLSSALPARGGVSIQMEDEISGICTALGAAMSGKRALTASSGPGISLKAENLGVGYISEVPLVVINVMRGGPSTGLPTRVSQGDILQARNPTHGDVKSITLVPGNLSECYTEVVRAFNLADRFMQPVFVLLDETIGHMSGKAVIPDLEEVENNRVYRKRFDGDKKDYKPYGVGEDEPAVLNPMFEGYRYHFTGLHHGPTGHPTEDALVCDALMKRLFKKVDAHLDELELNEEYMLDDADIMIIAYGSVSLGVTEAINRLRKEGIKVGMFRPKTIWPSPAKRIKELMNKFKKVLVAELNMGQFALEVQRVSLRDDFDTLFKANGRPLSPLEIIEKVKGM
- a CDS encoding tautomerase family protein, which codes for MPVINIKMTEEDGGATKEQKEKLSKGITELFAQTFNGRGASTAIVIIEEVSTDNYSIGGKTISQIRAEKK
- a CDS encoding tetratricopeptide repeat protein, with the protein product MPSYKKIIIFCFFLATIFIGCSIKDTNLENKEQSKNFAKVQTKNFDFENYYIMYALELEEQKMYVNARDMYLKLFENTNNYEYFVKYLAITTQLNEYDLVKEKVSKYMIENIKEEEIILRLYSYSLFKLNEIDEAISNAKKLSKKYESAMNYELLGTIYLANKDFKDAHDSFENALKFEDSSGIILTLTNIEFFQLNEKEDAIKRVKDYIPKSEYDFNLSLQLLAFYENLNEKNKIVEFLKEMFVYYKKTDNELLLNKTKALFWKYIDKNIAISFWEEQKEEDEFLLNFYRSTNQMQKAYDLLTKLYKNSSNIDFLAQQAIIEFETANDKKSVLKDVLSKFDLVMKSSSYHIYQNYYAYILIDYDIDIKKGLELVKQALEQEPTNIAYLDTLAWGEYKAKNCKEAYYWMKQIVDEVGLEDSEIKLHWEKIQECKK
- a CDS encoding PAS domain-containing protein translates to MGKEILLDDYSFLVSETDEKGHIIFANDDFCKIAEFSVDELIGKPHNVVRHPDMPKAAFKSLWETVKSGNVWTGYVKNSTKSGNYYWVYATVFPTTIADGKNGFLSCRRKASREEIEQHIKLYKELVEKEKMAK